Proteins co-encoded in one Streptomyces sp. JH34 genomic window:
- a CDS encoding sugar phosphate isomerase/epimerase, with amino-acid sequence MTSSVPSSARIRIGSAPDSWGVWFPDDPQQVPWERFLDEVSEAGYEWIELGPYGYLPTDPARLADETARRDLAVSAGTVFTGLHHGPAVWDRTWEHVADIAALTRAMGAEHLVVIPSFWRDDKTGEVLEDRTLTGAQWRDLTTQTERLAREVRDRYGLRIVVHPHADTHIDSEENVNRFLDATDPELVSLCLDTGHYAYCGGDSVELIRTYGERIGYLHLKQVDPAVLADVVANEVPFGPAVARGVMCEPPGGVPALEPVLDAARALGTDLFAIVEQDMYPCPPDKPLPIARRTREFLRICGPARPSS; translated from the coding sequence ATGACCTCCTCCGTACCCTCTTCGGCCCGCATCCGCATCGGCTCGGCACCGGATTCGTGGGGGGTGTGGTTCCCCGACGATCCGCAGCAGGTGCCCTGGGAGCGATTCCTCGACGAGGTCTCCGAGGCGGGCTACGAGTGGATCGAACTCGGGCCGTACGGCTACCTGCCGACCGACCCCGCCCGGCTCGCCGACGAGACCGCCCGCCGCGATCTCGCCGTCTCCGCGGGCACGGTCTTCACCGGATTGCACCACGGCCCGGCGGTCTGGGACCGGACCTGGGAGCATGTCGCGGACATCGCGGCACTCACCCGGGCGATGGGCGCCGAGCATCTCGTGGTCATCCCGTCGTTCTGGCGGGACGACAAGACCGGCGAGGTGCTGGAGGACCGCACGCTCACCGGCGCGCAGTGGCGTGACCTCACGACCCAGACCGAACGGCTGGCACGCGAGGTACGGGACCGCTACGGGCTGCGCATCGTGGTGCACCCGCACGCCGATACGCACATCGACAGCGAGGAGAACGTCAACCGCTTCCTCGACGCCACCGACCCCGAACTGGTCTCCCTCTGCCTCGACACCGGCCACTACGCGTACTGCGGCGGGGACAGCGTCGAGCTCATTCGGACCTACGGCGAGCGGATCGGCTATCTGCACCTCAAGCAGGTCGACCCGGCGGTGCTCGCAGACGTCGTGGCGAACGAGGTGCCGTTCGGTCCGGCAGTGGCGCGCGGCGTGATGTGCGAGCCGCCGGGCGGAGTGCCGGCACTGGAGCCGGTACTGGACGCCGCGCGCGCCCTGGGTACCGATCTGTTCGCCATCGTCGAGCAGGACATGTACCCCTGCCCGCCCGACAAGCCCCTGCCCATCGCACGTCGCACCCGCGAGTTCCTCCGCATCTGCGGGCCCGCACGACCGTCCTCCTGA
- a CDS encoding 5-dehydro-2-deoxygluconokinase, translated as MPEPYDVITMGRIGVDVYPLQTGVPLALVETFGKFLGGSPSNVAVAAARLGRRTAVITRTGRDPFGDYLHQALGEFGVDDRWVSAVPEYPTPVTFCEIFPPDHFPLYFYRQPKAPDLEIRGEELDLDAVRAARVFWVTGTGLCAEPSRTATLTALRARREAQDSRAGGEARDGRAGGEHPAAPGPPRFTVFDLDWRPMFWGEEEGGDDEAARTHYREALSHATVAVGNLDECEIATGEREPHAAARALLAAGPQLAVVKQGPDGVLAVHRDGTTAEIPPLPVDVVNGLGAGDAFGGALCHGLLSGWDTEHVMRYANAAGAIVASRLACSSAMPFPHEVEQALADGVVATGATP; from the coding sequence ATGCCTGAGCCGTACGACGTGATCACCATGGGGCGGATCGGCGTGGACGTCTATCCGCTGCAGACCGGTGTACCGCTGGCCCTGGTCGAGACCTTCGGGAAGTTCCTCGGCGGCTCGCCGTCCAACGTCGCCGTGGCCGCCGCCCGGCTGGGACGGCGTACGGCTGTGATCACACGGACCGGCCGGGACCCCTTCGGCGACTACCTCCACCAGGCGCTGGGGGAGTTCGGCGTGGACGACCGGTGGGTGAGTGCCGTGCCGGAGTACCCGACCCCGGTCACCTTCTGCGAGATCTTCCCGCCCGACCACTTCCCGCTCTACTTCTACCGGCAGCCCAAGGCCCCTGATCTGGAGATCCGGGGTGAGGAGCTGGACCTGGACGCGGTACGGGCCGCCCGGGTCTTCTGGGTGACCGGCACCGGACTGTGCGCCGAACCCAGCCGCACCGCCACCCTCACCGCCCTCCGGGCCCGACGCGAGGCCCAGGACAGCCGTGCCGGTGGCGAGGCCCGGGACGGCCGTGCCGGTGGCGAACACCCAGCGGCGCCCGGACCGCCTCGTTTCACCGTCTTCGACCTCGACTGGCGCCCCATGTTCTGGGGCGAGGAGGAGGGTGGCGACGACGAAGCCGCCCGCACCCACTACCGCGAGGCGCTCTCCCACGCCACGGTCGCCGTCGGCAATCTCGACGAGTGCGAGATCGCCACCGGGGAGCGCGAACCCCACGCCGCGGCACGCGCCCTGCTCGCAGCCGGACCCCAACTCGCCGTCGTCAAGCAGGGGCCGGACGGCGTCCTGGCCGTCCACCGCGACGGGACCACCGCCGAGATCCCGCCCCTCCCCGTCGACGTCGTCAACGGGCTTGGCGCCGGGGACGCCTTCGGCGGTGCCCTCTGCCACGGTCTCCTCTCCGGCTGGGACACGGAACACGTCATGCGCTACGCCAACGCGGCCGGGGCCATCGTGGCCTCCCGGCTCGCCTGCTCCTCCGCGATGCCGTTCCCGCACGAGGTCGAACAGGCCCTCGCCGACGGTGTGGTGGCCACGGGGGCCACCCCGTGA
- a CDS encoding deoxyribose-phosphate aldolase, translating to MTPPAAAGVTDLVRLRAHHPEAVAEAAGARRRRPLVGPTGRLMIIAADHPARGALAVGDDDLAMADRFDLLERLCLALSRPGVDGVLAGADVLEDLLLLGALEDRIVIGSMNRGGLAGASFELDDRFTGHRAVDLSQQGFDAGKLLLRIDHDDPGSLDTLHTAARTVNAMAAHRLPVFIEPFLCRRTPAGLRTDLGASAVTTSIAIASGLGGTSAYTWLKVPVTQDPEDMERVMRTSTLPAVLLGGDVAEDPDTAYERWRGALRLPTVQGLVVGRSLLYPADGDVAGAVDTAVGLL from the coding sequence GTGACCCCGCCCGCCGCGGCCGGTGTCACGGACCTCGTCCGGCTCCGCGCCCACCACCCGGAGGCCGTCGCCGAGGCGGCCGGGGCCCGCCGCAGACGCCCCCTCGTCGGGCCCACCGGACGGCTGATGATCATCGCGGCGGACCACCCGGCCCGCGGCGCCCTCGCCGTCGGTGACGACGACCTGGCCATGGCGGACCGCTTCGACCTGCTCGAACGCCTCTGTCTCGCCCTTTCCCGTCCCGGCGTCGACGGGGTCCTCGCGGGCGCCGACGTCCTGGAGGACCTGCTGCTCCTCGGAGCGCTGGAGGACAGGATCGTCATCGGTTCCATGAACCGCGGTGGGCTCGCGGGCGCATCCTTCGAACTGGACGACCGCTTCACCGGCCACCGCGCCGTCGACCTCTCCCAGCAGGGCTTCGACGCGGGCAAGTTGCTCCTGCGGATCGACCACGACGACCCCGGCTCCCTGGACACCCTGCACACCGCCGCCCGCACCGTGAACGCCATGGCCGCCCACCGGCTGCCGGTGTTCATCGAGCCCTTCCTCTGCCGGCGCACCCCCGCGGGACTCCGCACCGACCTCGGGGCCTCCGCCGTCACCACGTCCATCGCCATCGCCTCGGGCCTCGGCGGCACCTCCGCGTACACCTGGCTCAAGGTCCCCGTCACACAGGACCCCGAGGACATGGAGCGGGTGATGCGGACCTCGACGCTCCCCGCGGTCCTGCTCGGCGGCGACGTCGCGGAGGACCCGGACACGGCGTACGAGCGGTGGCGCGGCGCGCTGCGGCTGCCGACCGTCCAGGGGCTGGTCGTCGGGCGGTCGCTGCTCTACCCCGCCGACGGCGACGTGGCGGGCGCGGTCGACACGGCCGTAGGACTTCTGTGA
- the iolB gene encoding 5-deoxy-glucuronate isomerase: MATTSDEQQRYHLRAGHAASGPYVLDIGPERAGWERSSLRVLELEPGGVHTLVTGESEWIVLPLSGGCTVRTAGEIFELRGRKHVFGAVTDFAYVPRDARAQIASGAGGRFALAGAKCERRLPARYGPAPEVPVELRGAGTCSRQVNNFAAADTFDCDRLIAVEVLTPGGNWSSYPPHKHDEHHPGAESVLEEIYYFEVEDDGLGYHRVSPSRKGGTDVLAEVATGDAVLIPDGWHGPSIAPPGRTLYYLNVMAGPGEQREWLIRDHPDHRWIRDTWPGQPVDPRLPLHGREAAR; encoded by the coding sequence ATGGCGACGACGTCCGACGAGCAGCAGAGGTACCACCTCAGGGCCGGGCACGCGGCGAGCGGCCCCTACGTCCTCGACATCGGTCCGGAGCGGGCCGGGTGGGAGCGGTCGAGTCTGCGCGTCCTGGAGCTCGAACCGGGTGGTGTTCACACCCTGGTAACCGGGGAGAGCGAATGGATCGTCCTGCCGTTGTCCGGCGGCTGTACGGTGCGGACAGCAGGTGAGATCTTTGAACTGCGGGGCAGGAAGCACGTGTTCGGCGCCGTGACCGACTTCGCCTACGTCCCACGCGACGCCCGCGCCCAGATCGCCTCCGGCGCAGGAGGCCGCTTCGCCCTGGCAGGAGCGAAGTGCGAGCGACGACTCCCCGCTCGCTACGGCCCCGCGCCGGAGGTACCGGTCGAACTGCGCGGCGCCGGAACCTGCTCGCGCCAGGTGAACAACTTCGCCGCCGCCGACACCTTCGACTGCGACCGGCTCATCGCCGTGGAGGTCCTCACTCCGGGCGGCAACTGGTCCTCGTACCCGCCGCACAAGCACGACGAGCACCACCCCGGTGCCGAATCCGTGCTGGAGGAGATCTACTACTTCGAGGTCGAGGACGACGGCCTCGGCTACCACCGGGTGTCGCCGTCCCGGAAGGGCGGCACGGACGTCCTCGCCGAAGTCGCCACGGGCGACGCCGTCCTCATCCCCGACGGCTGGCACGGCCCGTCCATCGCCCCGCCCGGCCGAACCCTGTACTACCTGAACGTCATGGCGGGTCCGGGTGAGCAGCGCGAGTGGCTCATCCGCGACCACCCGGACCACCGCTGGATCCGCGACACATGGCCCGGGCAGCCCGTCGACCCACGCCTGCCGCTCCACGGTCGGGAGGCCGCCCGGTGA
- the iolD gene encoding 3D-(3,5/4)-trihydroxycyclohexane-1,2-dione acylhydrolase (decyclizing) — translation MTTPRRTSDATAPTRRLTTAQALIAFLARQYTERDGRRHRLIDATWGIFGHGNVAGVGQALVEAGPAMPYLQGRSEQAMVHAAVGYARQSGRLSAHAVTTSIGPGATNLVTGAALATVNHLPVLLLPGDTFATRPADPVLQQLEVPHTGDVSVNDCLRPVSRYFDRITRPEALIPAALQAMRTLADPADTGAVTLALPQDVQAEAYDWPAEFFATRVWNVRRPAPDPHELDQAVRAVRAARRPLIVAGGGVHHSEAEEALAAFAAATRIPVASTQAGKGSLRHDHPADVGGIGHTGTATADALAREADLVIGIGTRHTDFTTASGTLFAAPAVRFLNLNITGFDAHKLAALPLVADARTAIEALGEALGARGHHVDPAYESEYTDAKDRWEQRVDRALATPDPDARPTQAQVIGLLDELVTEEDILINAAGSLPGDLHKLWRARSPRQYHVEYGYSCMGYEIPAALGVQLAAPDRPVWALVGDGTYLMNPTEIVTAVQERLPVKLVILQNHGYASIGGLSESVGAERFGTAYRHRTAEGEFTGAPLPVDLAANAASLGMRVLRAGSVGELRRALAEARAADRPTCVYVETETADTVSGPPPAQAWWDVPVAETATRPSAVEARKEYDRQIAARRRHL, via the coding sequence GTGACCACACCACGCCGCACCTCGGACGCGACCGCGCCCACCCGCAGGCTCACCACCGCGCAGGCCCTGATCGCCTTCCTCGCCCGCCAGTACACCGAGCGCGACGGCCGCCGGCACCGTCTGATCGACGCGACCTGGGGCATCTTCGGTCACGGCAACGTCGCGGGCGTCGGCCAGGCGCTCGTCGAGGCGGGCCCCGCGATGCCCTACCTCCAGGGCCGCAGCGAACAGGCCATGGTGCACGCCGCCGTCGGGTACGCCCGCCAGTCGGGCCGGCTCTCCGCCCACGCCGTCACCACCTCCATCGGACCCGGCGCCACCAACCTCGTCACCGGCGCCGCGCTCGCCACCGTCAACCACCTGCCCGTGCTGCTGCTGCCCGGGGACACCTTCGCCACCCGCCCCGCCGACCCCGTGCTCCAGCAGCTCGAAGTGCCCCACACGGGCGACGTGTCGGTCAACGACTGCCTGCGCCCCGTGTCCCGCTACTTCGACCGGATCACCCGCCCCGAGGCGCTGATCCCGGCGGCCCTCCAGGCCATGCGCACCCTCGCCGACCCGGCGGACACCGGCGCCGTCACTCTCGCGCTGCCGCAGGACGTGCAGGCCGAGGCGTACGACTGGCCGGCGGAGTTCTTCGCGACACGCGTCTGGAACGTCCGCAGGCCGGCCCCCGACCCCCACGAACTCGACCAGGCCGTCCGCGCCGTGCGTGCCGCACGCCGCCCCCTGATCGTCGCGGGCGGCGGAGTCCACCACAGCGAGGCCGAGGAGGCCCTCGCCGCCTTCGCCGCCGCCACCCGCATCCCGGTCGCCTCCACCCAGGCCGGCAAGGGCTCCCTGCGCCACGACCACCCCGCCGACGTGGGCGGCATCGGTCACACCGGCACCGCGACGGCGGACGCGCTCGCCCGCGAGGCCGACCTGGTGATCGGCATCGGCACCCGCCACACCGACTTCACCACCGCGTCCGGCACCCTCTTCGCCGCCCCGGCCGTCCGCTTCCTCAACCTCAACATCACCGGCTTCGACGCCCACAAGCTCGCCGCCCTGCCCCTCGTCGCGGACGCCCGCACCGCGATCGAGGCGCTCGGCGAGGCCCTGGGCGCACGCGGACACCACGTCGACCCCGCCTACGAGAGCGAGTACACCGACGCCAAGGACCGCTGGGAGCAGCGCGTCGACAGGGCCCTCGCCACCCCGGACCCCGACGCCCGCCCCACCCAGGCCCAGGTCATCGGACTGCTCGACGAACTGGTCACCGAGGAGGACATCCTGATCAACGCGGCGGGCTCCCTCCCCGGCGACCTCCACAAACTCTGGCGGGCCCGCTCCCCGCGCCAGTACCACGTCGAATACGGCTACTCCTGCATGGGATACGAGATCCCCGCAGCCCTCGGGGTCCAGCTCGCGGCGCCGGACCGGCCGGTCTGGGCCCTCGTGGGGGACGGCACGTACCTGATGAACCCCACCGAGATCGTCACCGCCGTGCAGGAGCGGCTTCCCGTGAAGCTCGTCATCCTGCAGAACCACGGATACGCGTCCATCGGCGGCCTCTCCGAGTCCGTCGGTGCCGAACGCTTCGGCACCGCCTACCGGCACCGCACCGCGGAAGGGGAGTTCACCGGCGCCCCGCTGCCCGTCGACCTCGCCGCCAACGCGGCCTCCCTCGGCATGCGGGTGCTGCGCGCCGGGTCGGTGGGGGAGCTGCGCCGGGCCCTCGCCGAGGCCCGCGCTGCGGACCGTCCCACTTGTGTCTACGTCGAGACCGAAACGGCAGACACAGTGTCGGGGCCTCCGCCGGCACAGGCGTGGTGGGATGTTCCCGTGGCCGAGACCGCGACCCGCCCGTCGGCGGTCGAGGCCAGGAAAGAGTACGACCGGCAGATCGCAGCCCGACGCCGCCACCTGTGA
- a CDS encoding CoA-acylating methylmalonate-semialdehyde dehydrogenase: MKTVNHWIGGKTVEGTSGNHGPVTDPATGAVTTQVALASTEEVDAAVSAAKTAYETWGTSSLSARTAVLFRYRALLDSHRDEIAALITAEHGKVHSDALGEVARGLEIVELACGITTQLKGELSTEVSSRVDVSSIRQPLGVVAGITPFNFPAMVPMWMFPLAVACGNTFVLKPSEKDPSAANLLAELAAEAGLPDGVLNVLHGDKVAVDGLLAHPDVAAVSFVGSTPIARYIHATASANGKRVQALGGAKNHMLVLPDADLDAAADAAVSAAYGSAGERCMAISAVVAVRSVADELVAKIRERAEKIKIGPGTDPTSEMGPLITAAHRDKVASYVTGAAAQGADVVLDGTGHTVEGFEDGHWIGLSLLDNVSTDSDAYRDEIFGPVLCVLRVDTYEDGVALMNASPFGNGTAIFTRDGGAARRFQLEIEAGMVGVNVPIPVPVGYHSFGGWKDSLFGDHHVYGNDGVHFYTRGKVVTTRWPDPADAPAGVDLGFPRNH; encoded by the coding sequence ATGAAGACCGTCAACCACTGGATCGGTGGCAAGACCGTCGAGGGCACGTCGGGCAACCACGGGCCGGTCACCGACCCGGCGACCGGTGCCGTCACCACCCAGGTCGCACTCGCCTCCACCGAGGAGGTCGACGCCGCGGTCTCCGCCGCGAAGACCGCGTACGAGACCTGGGGCACCTCCTCGCTCTCCGCCCGCACCGCCGTCCTCTTCCGCTACCGGGCTCTGCTGGACTCCCACCGCGACGAGATCGCCGCGCTCATCACCGCCGAGCACGGCAAGGTGCACTCCGACGCGCTGGGCGAGGTCGCCCGCGGTCTGGAGATCGTCGAGCTGGCCTGCGGTATCACCACCCAGCTCAAGGGCGAGCTGTCGACGGAGGTCTCCAGCCGCGTCGACGTCTCCTCGATCCGGCAGCCGCTCGGCGTCGTCGCGGGCATCACCCCCTTCAACTTCCCGGCCATGGTGCCGATGTGGATGTTCCCGCTGGCCGTCGCGTGCGGCAACACCTTCGTCCTGAAGCCCAGTGAGAAGGACCCGTCGGCCGCCAACCTGCTCGCCGAACTCGCCGCCGAGGCGGGGCTGCCCGACGGTGTGCTGAACGTCCTGCACGGAGACAAGGTCGCCGTCGACGGGCTCCTCGCCCACCCCGACGTCGCCGCCGTCTCCTTCGTCGGCTCCACCCCGATCGCCCGGTACATCCACGCCACCGCCTCCGCCAACGGCAAGCGGGTCCAGGCCCTCGGCGGAGCGAAGAACCACATGCTGGTCCTGCCCGACGCAGACCTGGACGCCGCGGCGGACGCCGCCGTCTCCGCCGCGTACGGCTCCGCCGGTGAGCGCTGCATGGCCATCTCCGCGGTCGTCGCGGTGCGTTCCGTCGCGGACGAGCTGGTGGCGAAGATCCGCGAGCGCGCCGAGAAGATCAAGATCGGCCCCGGCACGGACCCCACCTCCGAGATGGGCCCGCTGATCACCGCCGCCCACCGCGACAAGGTCGCCTCCTACGTCACCGGGGCCGCCGCGCAGGGTGCCGACGTCGTACTCGACGGCACAGGTCACACGGTCGAGGGTTTCGAGGACGGTCACTGGATCGGCCTGTCCCTCCTGGACAACGTCTCCACCGACTCCGACGCCTACCGCGACGAGATCTTCGGCCCGGTCCTGTGCGTCCTGCGCGTCGACACGTACGAGGACGGCGTCGCCCTCATGAACGCGTCGCCCTTCGGCAACGGCACCGCGATCTTCACCCGCGACGGCGGCGCGGCCCGGCGCTTCCAGCTGGAGATCGAGGCCGGCATGGTCGGCGTCAACGTCCCGATCCCGGTGCCGGTGGGCTACCACTCCTTCGGCGGCTGGAAGGACTCCCTCTTCGGTGACCACCACGTCTACGGCAACGACGGCGTGCACTTCTACACCCGCGGCAAGGTCGTCACCACCCGCTGGCCCGACCCGGCCGACGCCCCCGCGGGCGTCGACCTCGGCTTCCCCCGCAACCACTGA
- a CDS encoding aminoglycoside phosphotransferase family protein, which produces METASQLPFGKALRDRLGPPAADPSLLESSPRSRVWRIELTGRPAVLKQLVEAPEADERYAREVAALRIAGRASGAPVVPALLGTDPGERVLVLEHLDHRRPAADWIVDYATALARLHSTAGPEDAGALPRWQGPAAADVSSFLSLAEALGVPGQRGVRDELHALVDRLGRAEGTALLHGDPCPGNDLHTPDGVRFIDFEQASLGSGLMELAYLRVGFPTCWCVTRATGPLLERAETAYRTAWHSETGTPLPDAGLADACAGWLIRGDALVQRAHRGRTDHLARLPHEDWAWGTATARQRLVHRLSVVAGTTADHGELRRLRVLSADLRRAVLDRWPALRPVPTRRP; this is translated from the coding sequence ATGGAGACGGCGTCGCAGCTTCCGTTCGGTAAGGCACTGAGGGACCGGCTGGGACCGCCCGCGGCGGACCCGTCCCTCCTGGAGAGCAGTCCCCGCTCACGGGTCTGGCGCATCGAACTGACCGGCCGTCCGGCCGTGCTGAAACAACTGGTGGAAGCCCCCGAGGCCGACGAGCGCTACGCACGCGAAGTGGCCGCCCTGCGCATCGCCGGCCGGGCCTCCGGCGCCCCGGTCGTGCCCGCCCTCCTCGGCACCGACCCCGGCGAGCGGGTCCTCGTCCTCGAACACCTCGACCACCGGCGGCCCGCCGCCGACTGGATCGTCGACTACGCGACGGCCCTCGCCAGGCTGCACAGCACCGCCGGCCCCGAGGACGCCGGAGCCCTTCCCCGGTGGCAGGGCCCGGCCGCCGCCGACGTCAGCTCGTTCCTTTCCCTGGCCGAGGCCCTCGGGGTGCCCGGACAGCGCGGGGTGCGCGACGAACTCCACGCCCTCGTGGACCGCCTCGGCCGGGCGGAAGGGACCGCCCTGCTCCACGGCGACCCGTGCCCCGGCAACGACCTGCACACCCCCGACGGCGTCAGGTTCATCGACTTCGAGCAGGCGTCCCTCGGCAGCGGCCTGATGGAACTCGCCTATCTCCGCGTCGGGTTCCCGACCTGCTGGTGCGTCACCAGAGCGACAGGCCCCCTGCTCGAACGCGCCGAGACCGCCTATCGCACGGCCTGGCACAGCGAGACCGGTACCCCGCTCCCGGACGCCGGCCTCGCCGACGCCTGCGCGGGCTGGCTGATCCGGGGCGACGCCTTGGTCCAGCGCGCCCACCGGGGCCGCACCGACCACCTGGCCCGGCTCCCGCACGAGGACTGGGCGTGGGGAACGGCCACCGCCCGCCAACGCCTCGTCCACCGGCTCTCGGTGGTCGCCGGAACGACGGCGGACCACGGGGAGCTGCGGAGGCTCCGGGTTCTCTCGGCGGACCTGCGCCGCGCGGTCCTCGACCGCTGGCCGGCGCTCCGGCCGGTGCCGACGCGGCGCCCTTAG